TCTCGGGGCAACGAAATGGCAAACAACAAGGTTCGTTGTTCTGCCAAACGCATTTTCAGGCATAATTACCGGAATAATTCTAGCTATGGGACGAGCTGCAGGAGAAACTGCGCCAATTTTGTTCACAGTTGCAGCATTTTATTTACCAAGTCTTCCGAGGTCTATCTATGACCAAGCAATGGCCCTCCCTTATCATTTATATATAATCTCAACCCAAGTACCAAATGCTCCTCCTAGAATGCAATGGGGAACCGCTCTGACTCTTCTCATTATCGTACTAGGTCTAAACCTTGCCGCAGCAATTATTAGATACCGATTCAGGAGGCATATTCATTGGTAAATCGTGAAATCATTGTTTCGACTCGAGACCTAAATCTTTATTATAATGATTTCCATGCGCTGAAGCACGTCAACATAAATATACCTGAAAAGGAAATTACAGCGCTAATTGGCCCATCTGGATGTGGAAAGTCTTCTTTTCTAAGAACAATCAACCGAATGAACGACCTAATTCCAGGCGCACGCACTACTGGCGAAGTGCTTGTAAAAAATAGAAATATCTATTCACCCGAAGTAGATGTTGTGGAACTAAGAAAACGTATTGGCATGGTTTTCCAACGCCCGAATCCTTTTCCGATGTCGGTATTTGATAATGTGGCTTATGGACCACGAATCCACGGCATGGCAAAAGGGAACAGACTAGAGGAAATAGTTGAAAGGAGTTTACGTTCAGCAGCACTATGGGATGAGGTAAAAGATAAGCTAAATAAATCTGCATTTACCCTATCGGGCGGACAGCAACAACGTCTATGCATTGCGCGTGTGCTTGCAATAGAGCCAGAAATTGTACTTATGGATGAGCCAGCGTCGGCGTTGGACCCCATCTCTACACTCAGAATTGAAGACTTGATGCGGGATCTCAAACGCAACTATACAATAATAATAGTTACGCACAATATGCAACAGGCTGCGCGAGTCTCGACATATACAGGCTTTTTTCTAAACGGTGAGCTAATCGAATTTGGCGTTTCGGAAGAGTTGTTTACTAGTCCAAGGGATAAGCGCACGGAAGACTATATTACCGGTAGATTTGGGTAATCAATAATCGTCTGTGTTGAAAGTCGTTGAGCTTACGGTTATGATTTATTACTTTTCAATTATAAATTTTGGAGAATAAAGATGTCATCTGAGGCCCGAAAAGAATTTGATAAGGAATTAGCTACTCTTCAAGAAGACCTGAAGAAAATGGGCACAATTGTAGAAGAGATGCTGGCCAAAGCAATTGAGGCTTTAAAAACGCGCAACATTGCACTTGCCCGTGAGGTTATTGAATTAGACGATATTGTGGATAGTTACAATATCGACATCGAAGTTCGTTCCTTGCGTCTTCTTGCGCTCCAGCAACCAATGGCTCGAGATTTAAGAATAATTGCAGCTGCTATGAAAATTATTACAGATGTGGAACGAGCTGGTGATTATTCAGTCGACATCGCAAAAATGGTGGAAAAATTGGCTAATAAGCCGCTTTTTAAGCCGCTTGAGGATATTCCCAAAATGGTCTCTATAGTGCAGGAAATGCTTCGCGAGACACTAACTGCTTTTGTTACTCACGACCTTCATCTCGTTGAACAAATGGTTGCACACGATGACGAAGTTGATCATCTATATAATAGCTTATATGAAGAGCTTATAAGTTATATAAAGAAGAATCCAGACTTGACAGACCAAGCTATTGGTTTGTTGCTTATTGCAAGATATCTTGAACGCATTGCAGACCATATCACAAATATTGGCGAGCGGATTTACTATATGGAAACTGGAAAACTGAAAGAGCTGCATCAATAAGGGCTCTTAAAAGTGTTTTTGCTAAAAGAAGTTTTTTTACTCTGCAAGTATTTGAACAGAAGCGCCTAAAGAATCGTCAATCATAGAATTCGCAGCAACAGCATCCAAAGTTAGGCAGGTGATTCTATGTCTTTAAAGTATTTCGAATTTTATTTTAGATTTATTTTGATAATGTTTATACTTTGCTTAATGTCTGCTTGTCCGGGCACGGCAGTACCCGATATAAGCGAGCAGTCACAAAATGCAGTGGTAAAAGCAGTTAAGCTCGTTGGGCCAGCTGTAGTAAATATAGACACCACCTATAGGTCAAGGCGAAGCGGTTCAATTTTTGATTTATTTCCGGAGTTCTTTGGACCTCCTATGCCCCAACAAGGCCAAGGGTCAGGTTGGATATATGATGGCAAAAACGGTTATATAGTCACCAACGAGCACGTAGTTGAAAATGCGGAGCAGATAGTGGTTACGTTACCAGATAAACAACAGTTTGAGGGAAAAATTATCGGCGCCGATAGGCTCAGCGATATAGCAGTAATTAAAGTTGATGGAAAAAACTTACCATCATTGAAGCTGTCGGTGAATCCAAAGCCAGAAATTGGCTCGTGGGCGATTGCTATAGGAAATCCTTTTGGTCTCCAAAACACTGTGACCGTAGGCGTTGTTAGTGCAACTGGCCGCCGGATCGAAACATCCGATGGGCGCAAGATTGAAGATTGCATCCAAACCGATGCGGCAATCAACCCTGGCAACTCGGGCGGTCCACTTTGCGATATTTATGGCAACGTGATTGGAATGAACGCAGCCATTCGAGCTGATGGTCAGGGTTTGGGCTTTGCGATCTCCGCCGAGACTATTCGCAAGATTGTGCCGCAACTAATTAAATACGGAAAGGTAATACGACCATGGGTTGGATTCATTTACGCCGACATGACCCCTCAATT
This Armatimonadota bacterium DNA region includes the following protein-coding sequences:
- the pstB gene encoding phosphate ABC transporter ATP-binding protein PstB; its protein translation is MPIQEAYSLVNREIIVSTRDLNLYYNDFHALKHVNINIPEKEITALIGPSGCGKSSFLRTINRMNDLIPGARTTGEVLVKNRNIYSPEVDVVELRKRIGMVFQRPNPFPMSVFDNVAYGPRIHGMAKGNRLEEIVERSLRSAALWDEVKDKLNKSAFTLSGGQQQRLCIARVLAIEPEIVLMDEPASALDPISTLRIEDLMRDLKRNYTIIIVTHNMQQAARVSTYTGFFLNGELIEFGVSEELFTSPRDKRTEDYITGRFG
- the phoU gene encoding phosphate signaling complex protein PhoU; translated protein: MSSEARKEFDKELATLQEDLKKMGTIVEEMLAKAIEALKTRNIALAREVIELDDIVDSYNIDIEVRSLRLLALQQPMARDLRIIAAAMKIITDVERAGDYSVDIAKMVEKLANKPLFKPLEDIPKMVSIVQEMLRETLTAFVTHDLHLVEQMVAHDDEVDHLYNSLYEELISYIKKNPDLTDQAIGLLLIARYLERIADHITNIGERIYYMETGKLKELHQ
- a CDS encoding trypsin-like peptidase domain-containing protein, coding for MSLKYFEFYFRFILIMFILCLMSACPGTAVPDISEQSQNAVVKAVKLVGPAVVNIDTTYRSRRSGSIFDLFPEFFGPPMPQQGQGSGWIYDGKNGYIVTNEHVVENAEQIVVTLPDKQQFEGKIIGADRLSDIAVIKVDGKNLPSLKLSVNPKPEIGSWAIAIGNPFGLQNTVTVGVVSATGRRIETSDGRKIEDCIQTDAAINPGNSGGPLCDIYGNVIGMNAAIRADGQGLGFAISAETIRKIVPQLIKYGKVIRPWVGFIYADMTPQFARRLGIDYIEGIIIQVYRGSCAEEAKLQTGDIIIEAAGKSIKTSEDMEAIVKKLNVGDKLRLTVVRGGKQLRILLTVCEMPEELS